In the Solanum pennellii chromosome 5, SPENNV200 genome, one interval contains:
- the LOC107018496 gene encoding trafficking protein particle complex subunit 12: protein MDTTGLPDPNPPQPDATTAATAATATAATTTAIDDPLNNPYTSLNAICHDLSDLQDLATRGAWKSILDKVGHARSLNLLTKPHEHLTYLTFNVLALTKLRRPVDANQELETLLDGEDFNTPQFHYQNYPNHYPNMKGNFVPFALRWLHAYLPYSLAQRMKSLDRLYTLIDFIRSKKLKVLTNPSKDLWKRREILVLNTIISHHLSQKDFKLCLGLLNELIGICGDDDPNVLSKLGYVKMQYGDVEGAKKAFSAVEGMIGSESEVGLRNLVSRSKALMYIVEKDYVSAVREYEECIERDGMDMVAMNNKALCLMYSRDLSDAIKVLENALERVPTVALNETLVVNLCSMYELAYVNHADIKRTLNNWIARVAPDDFDSSCTRT from the coding sequence ATGGATACCACCGGATTACCCGACCCGAATCCACCACAACCCGACGCCACCACCGCTGCCACCGCGGCCACTGCCACCGCGGCCACCACCACTGCCATTGACGATCCACTAAACAACCCATACACCTCCCTAAACGCCATCTGCCATGACCTCTCCGATCTCCAAGACCTAGCCACCCGCGGCGCGTGGAAGTCAATCCTCGACAAGGTCGGCCATGCGCGGTCCCTCAACCTCCTCACTAAACCTCACGAACACCTCACGTACCTCACTTTCAACGTCTTAGCACTCACCAAGCTCCGCCGTCCCGTCGATGCTAATCAAGAGCTGGAAACCCTCCTCGACGGCGAAGATTTCAACACCCCACAATTCCATTACCAGAATTACCCTAATCATTACCCCAATATGAAGGGCAATTTCGTCCCTTTTGCTCTCCGTTGGCTCCATGCTTATCTTCCTTACTCTCTCGCTCAGCGGATGAAATCGCTCGACAGGTTATATACACTTATTGATTTTATTAGATcgaaaaaattgaaagttttAACTAACCCTAGTAAAGATTTGTGGAAAAGAAGGGAGATTTTAGTGTTGAATACGATAATTAGTCATCATTTGAGTCAAAAAGATTTCAAATTGTGTTTGGGTTTGTTGAATGAGCTGATTGGAATATGTggtgatgatgatccaaacgtGTTGTCGAAATTAGGATATGTGAAAATGCAGTATGGAGATGTGGAGGGTGCGAAAAAGGCGTTTAGCGCGGTGGAGGGGATGATAGGGAGTGAAAGTGAAGTGGGGTTGAGGAATTTGGTGAGTAGGAGTAAGGCATTGATGTATATAGTGGAGAAGGATTATGTCTCTGCGGTAAGGGAGTACGAAGAGTGTATCGAGAGGGATGGAATGGATATGGTGGCTATGAATAACAAGGCTTTGTGTTTGATGTATTCGAGGGATTTATCGGATGCTATTAAGGTGTTGGAGAATGCATTGGAGAGGGTTCCGACTGTCGCGTTGAATGAGACTCTTGTGGTGAATTTGTGTAGTATGTATGAATTGGCTTATGTTAATCATGCTGATATTAAGAGGACACTTAACAATTGGATTGCTAGAGTTGCTCCTGATGATTTTGACTCGTCTTGTACTCGAACATGA